A stretch of DNA from Selenomonadales bacterium:
CTTACGCCTGCGATGCTGGTCGGATGACCCCTCATGGCCGCCGACAACAGAGCTCGCTCTGCCTCTCTTGCCTGAGCAAAATCCGCCTCACTTACGGCGGGCACGAGTCTTGCGGTAGGTAGCATGTGGAGTACGACCGGGGAGAATACCACGACAAGTACATAGCCAAGTAGCTGTTTCTCGAGCGCGGGCCTGACCACATAAGCTCCTAGTTTGCCTCCAATATAGGTAGCCACCCCAATGAAGGCTAGCAACACAAGCCACACCATAAGCACTATTCCTTCACCTCCAGGTCTTTCGTAGCGATGAACGCCATGGCGAAAACTACCGCTGCGAATCCCAGTGATTTAGCGGCTAGGAAGGGAAGAGAGTTCGCGTAGGGAAACAAATTGACGATCGCTCGCAAGAGATCGCTCCAATAGTCATACTGGCGAATCAGGGACACAACAGCAAAGTACAATAAGAAACCAAGCATTACAGGCCCCAATCGTATGCGCATAAGTGCACCGCTTAGGTACCCGAGCGAGCCAAACAACGCCATTGAAAGACTGCCTAGCAAGCTCCCCATTAGTAGCTCACTCGGAGCCAAAAAGAAGCTGTCACGGACTACAAGTGCACCAGCATAGACGACGACCGCAACCAAGCGCACGAAAGCAGCCGATGACGCTGCTAATAATCCGCCTAATAGGGAGCACGTCAAAATGAATGCTATGTCCGCTAGGGTGCTGCTTAAGCGATTACTGACTAATGGCGCGTCTGCATTGCGGCAAGGCTTCGTCGTGAGCAGAAAAGCTACCACAAACACCCATAGGCGTGTAAAGTGCAGCACTACCGCATTATCGAGGTCACGTATGGTAATCCAATCTTGCCCCATGGTTGTGCCGATTGTAGGGCCTATGAACAGGGAGAAGGTAACAGACAAGGCGTGAACGACGACCAAGGTGGCGAAGAACCCTAGGTGCGACTTGAGTCTAAAGGCGAAAAGCTGCGCTACAATCACGCGTAAGCTAGGTTTGAACAAAGACATCGTCGATTTCTCCTCTCCTAGTTGCCGTCAGGTAGACGCACAGCTCGGCGACAGCAACAGCTGACGTTTCAATGCCCTGTAATTTAGCCCGATGCAGGTCTGACTCGTCGAGGGTATTTTCGATGACTGCGTAGGTGTAGTCACTGCCAATGCTACGGCTAAAAATTACCCTGGCGTCCTTTATGGCCGCGTTAACCACCTCTTTAACTCCACTAAGGCCGATGGCATATTCCTGCAATTTGTCTAGGGGCATGTGTAGCGTATTGCGCCCTTCCTTTAAGAGGACGACATCTTCAAGCAGTTCTTCCGCCTCATGCAACATGTGGCTCGAAAAGAGGATATTGCGCGGGTGCAGCATGTAGTCCTTCAGGATAGCGCGGTAGAAATCCCGTCGTACCCCAAGATCCATGCCGAGCATCGGCTCATCAAAAATAGTCACTGGGCAGTGCGCAGCGAGGCCAAGTATAGCGTTAAAGGTGCTCTGTTGACCGCGCGACAGGCGAGAGTGCGAATGCTTCGTGTCAAGCCCGAAATGGTCGGCGAGTGCATATGCTAGACGCTTGTCCCAGTTAGCGTAGACGCGCCCGGCCATACTATAGATGTCGTCTAGATTAAGGGTAGGGGGGAAGTGCATACAGTCGTCGACAAAGATGCAATTGGCACTGACCTTGAGGCTGTTAAAGGGCTTCTCGCCAAAGATAAGCACATCGCCGGCCTTTGGTTTGAGATAGCCAGCTATCAGCTTCAGTAGC
This window harbors:
- a CDS encoding ABC transporter ATP-binding protein is translated as MNAVESVSVTKTYGNVPAIENVSLVIAPNRITGFIGPNGAGKTTLLKLIAGYLKPKAGDVLIFGEKPFNSLKVSANCIFVDDCMHFPPTLNLDDIYSMAGRVYANWDKRLAYALADHFGLDTKHSHSRLSRGQQSTFNAILGLAAHCPVTIFDEPMLGMDLGVRRDFYRAILKDYMLHPRNILFSSHMLHEAEELLEDVVLLKEGRNTLHMPLDKLQEYAIGLSGVKEVVNAAIKDARVIFSRSIGSDYTYAVIENTLDESDLHRAKLQGIETSAVAVAELCVYLTATRRGEIDDVFVQT